A window of Aeromicrobium sp. Root236 contains these coding sequences:
- a CDS encoding carbohydrate ABC transporter permease — translation MSRTMTHSKPWGGVLRNVVLLGFGLYCAVPLLWLLLAPTKSDGELVGDSPLSFGRFGAIADAWSNLADYNNGVVYSWIWNTIIYTGAALILTIVAAIPAGYALAVKDVPGRRTLLMATLISMVVPPTALVLPLFLEVNFLGLTDTAWAVILPSAFFPFGVYLAFVYFSTSLPLELLEAAKLDGCSELRVFTSVALPLARPIVGLVLFFCFVASWNNYFLPYVMLSKESLYNLPVGIGSLVASSPALNPSLGGASLPIRRPEAALIGVVAVLPIAIAFIWAQRYLVRGIFSGSLKG, via the coding sequence ATGAGCCGGACCATGACCCACTCCAAGCCGTGGGGAGGTGTACTCCGCAATGTCGTGCTGCTTGGTTTTGGCCTCTATTGCGCGGTTCCCTTGCTATGGCTGCTCTTGGCGCCCACGAAATCCGACGGTGAGCTCGTGGGGGATAGCCCGCTTTCCTTCGGCCGCTTCGGTGCGATCGCTGACGCGTGGTCCAACCTCGCCGACTACAACAACGGTGTCGTCTACTCGTGGATTTGGAACACGATCATCTATACCGGGGCAGCTTTGATCCTGACGATCGTCGCTGCGATCCCGGCTGGGTACGCACTTGCGGTAAAGGACGTACCCGGACGGCGCACCTTGTTGATGGCGACATTGATCTCCATGGTCGTGCCGCCGACGGCTCTCGTGCTGCCACTCTTCTTGGAGGTCAACTTCCTCGGTCTCACGGACACGGCGTGGGCAGTTATTCTCCCGTCCGCGTTCTTCCCGTTCGGTGTCTATCTCGCATTCGTGTACTTCTCCACGAGCCTTCCGCTTGAGCTCCTGGAGGCTGCCAAGCTCGACGGCTGTTCGGAGCTTCGCGTGTTCACCAGCGTTGCTCTGCCGCTCGCACGCCCCATAGTCGGTCTGGTGCTGTTCTTTTGTTTCGTGGCCAGTTGGAACAATTACTTCCTGCCGTACGTCATGCTCAGCAAGGAGTCTTTGTACAACCTTCCGGTGGGAATTGGATCTCTAGTCGCGAGCAGTCCCGCCTTGAACCCTTCCTTGGGTGGCGCGTCGCTGCCCATCCGCCGGCCAGAGGCAGCGCTGATCGGTGTCGTGGCGGTACTACCGATTGCCATCGCATTCATCTGGGCGCAGCGATACCTCGTACGCGGAATCTTCTCCGGTTCGCTGAAAGGCTAG
- a CDS encoding FAD-binding oxidoreductase — protein MAGLLDDLRGHAPHLVITDPDIMAGYCRDQSRLTESGLPIAVLAPATTAEVSTCLKWASSHGVPVVPRGLGSGLSGGANAVAGGVVLSLHRMNRIKDLDAREHLAVVEPGVITAQLRSAVSAVGLFYPPDPGSVEFCSIGGNVATNAGGMCCVKYGVTGDFVEALEIVLADGQILRTGGRTVKGVAGLDLTSLFVGSEGTLGVVTEVTVRLRSQPSGPLQTLAATFADLGAAGRVVTAIVAEGLRPSLLEILDRTTIQAVNQLVPMGLEDCAALLLVQIDDADDSILARIESLCAAAGADDLIRSESPQEADMLLEARRMALPALERLGDWLLDDVCVPCHRIAELLESIEQISDDTGLRIGVFGHAGDGNLHPTIIYDASEPEQCDLAAAAFDRITAAALGLGGTITGEHGVGRLKMGWLKRELDPVAFSLHGEIKHALDPKGILNPESSVARSESIAGHGQLNSPAKDPALLLGEYSA, from the coding sequence GTGGCTGGGTTGCTGGACGACCTTCGCGGCCACGCACCGCATCTGGTCATCACGGATCCGGACATCATGGCCGGATATTGCCGGGATCAGTCACGGCTAACGGAGTCCGGGTTGCCGATCGCCGTGCTCGCACCGGCGACCACAGCGGAGGTCTCCACCTGCCTGAAATGGGCGAGCAGCCACGGTGTTCCTGTCGTCCCCCGAGGGCTGGGCAGCGGACTCAGTGGGGGAGCAAACGCAGTGGCAGGTGGTGTGGTCTTGTCGTTGCATCGAATGAACCGCATCAAGGACCTCGACGCCAGGGAGCACCTCGCCGTCGTCGAGCCGGGAGTGATCACTGCCCAACTGCGTTCCGCCGTGTCGGCAGTGGGCCTCTTCTACCCGCCGGATCCTGGGAGCGTGGAGTTTTGCTCGATCGGGGGCAACGTCGCCACGAATGCAGGAGGCATGTGTTGTGTGAAGTACGGGGTCACCGGAGACTTCGTCGAAGCACTTGAGATCGTCCTCGCGGACGGTCAGATACTTCGCACCGGTGGTCGAACCGTCAAGGGAGTCGCAGGTCTGGACCTCACGAGCCTGTTTGTTGGATCGGAGGGGACGCTCGGCGTGGTTACCGAGGTGACTGTGCGCCTGAGGTCACAGCCGAGCGGCCCGCTCCAGACCCTCGCGGCTACGTTCGCTGATCTTGGTGCCGCAGGACGAGTAGTGACAGCCATCGTCGCCGAGGGCCTACGGCCATCCCTGTTGGAGATCCTTGATCGAACCACCATTCAGGCTGTCAATCAGCTCGTTCCCATGGGCCTTGAGGATTGTGCCGCGCTTCTCCTGGTTCAGATCGATGACGCCGACGATTCGATCCTCGCGCGGATCGAGTCGCTTTGTGCTGCTGCTGGAGCGGACGATTTGATCCGAAGTGAAAGTCCGCAGGAGGCCGACATGTTGCTCGAGGCCAGGCGTATGGCGTTGCCTGCGCTCGAGCGGTTGGGAGACTGGCTGCTGGACGACGTGTGCGTTCCGTGCCACCGGATCGCTGAGCTTCTTGAGTCGATTGAGCAGATCTCAGACGACACAGGACTCCGTATCGGGGTGTTCGGGCATGCAGGAGACGGGAACCTGCATCCAACGATCATCTACGACGCCTCTGAGCCCGAGCAGTGCGACCTCGCTGCGGCGGCCTTCGACCGCATCACCGCTGCGGCGCTAGGCCTTGGAGGCACCATCACCGGTGAGCACGGGGTTGGCAGGCTCAAGATGGGATGGCTGAAGCGGGAACTCGATCCCGTGGCCTTCAGCCTTCACGGTGAGATCAAGCACGCACTCGACCCAAAAGGGATCCTCAATCCTGAGTCGTCAGTTGCCAGGAGCGAATCGATCGCAGGACACGGCCAGTTGAACAGTCCCGCGAAGGACCCTGCCCTTCTGCTTGGCGAATACAGTGCCTGA
- a CDS encoding discoidin domain-containing protein, producing the protein MYRKILLSVGLLFAGLVAIPSASSAAVQVVLHVSPSGSGTACSSGSPCSLAEATEQLGDLTATMTGDIVVELSGGTYQRTGPWELGPEHGGKNGHEVIIQAKTGDTPRLSGGTSITGWTLHDGAKNIWKASVPTTLDTRQLYVGGRRAERASASASVLNISSQSGTGYAIGNPNIASWGSPGGIEFVYANAPFQWTHSRCGVASVTTTAVVMDQPCYDNARTGPPGVEMPSSIENAYELLAEPGQWYLDKAGDKVYYIPRAGETMSSTPVVAPVAESLLKVVGTASDPVENLTVSGLTFEYSTWLRPSTTEGFVDLQGNYVFTGTGRANQAQAPASVSFDHAEGITFAKNTLRYLGSAGVSFGGGGSNNVVEDNLIEKIAGNGINIGDGAPIATPIANLVVEDSTRVANNVVRDVANEFEGGVGIFAGWVKNTTIEHNDVSNVPYTGISLGWGWGDPSPMVNNHILNNRVHNVMQSTARDGGAIYINGAHASSPASTLEGNYVSENSQPSCSLYLDNGVSYWTVDSNVVDRASKFWVCIQNEAAPFAPNNTLTNNIAGPAQEYRTVHGYPASTTDTGNSVGVTTWSATAKRIIAQSGLDAGHVPGAASQVNLVRTATVSASSTVSPYTADAASDGKSETGWSSSATDTGAYWQADLGSSKSLSQIQILTRTGYDHPTTRENFRIRVSGSATTGSGGTVVCARGTTELPYRARFVCDVPTGTSGRYVTVEKTDGVQFFLAEVRAFGSGTHRVDRTATASVVGSSSASGYPVTRVKDGDVWTSWRATGSAGAFAQFDFGSAVDLAAIQVAPARDFDDPSSRANFEVRVSNNSNFSLGSTLVCSQGATALGINDTRDCAVPAGTWRYMAVTTSNSSPFSLGEVAAWSTVGAP; encoded by the coding sequence ATGTATCGAAAGATCTTGCTGTCTGTTGGTCTGCTGTTTGCAGGCCTCGTAGCGATCCCGAGCGCATCGAGCGCGGCGGTGCAAGTGGTGTTGCACGTATCGCCCAGCGGTTCGGGCACCGCCTGCTCATCCGGATCGCCGTGCTCATTGGCCGAAGCGACGGAGCAGCTCGGTGATCTGACCGCGACAATGACGGGCGACATTGTGGTCGAACTGTCTGGCGGCACATACCAGCGGACCGGTCCTTGGGAACTGGGTCCAGAGCACGGTGGCAAGAACGGCCACGAGGTGATCATTCAAGCAAAGACTGGCGACACCCCCCGCTTGAGCGGTGGAACGTCTATCACCGGCTGGACACTCCACGACGGAGCCAAGAACATCTGGAAAGCCTCAGTTCCGACGACGCTCGACACCCGACAGCTGTACGTCGGCGGACGCCGGGCCGAGCGCGCGAGCGCTTCAGCGTCGGTTCTGAACATCTCCTCGCAGTCAGGTACTGGCTACGCGATCGGTAACCCAAACATTGCGAGCTGGGGTTCTCCCGGGGGCATCGAGTTCGTGTACGCCAACGCACCGTTCCAATGGACACACTCTCGGTGTGGAGTCGCCAGTGTCACCACGACTGCTGTCGTCATGGATCAGCCGTGCTACGACAATGCCAGGACCGGTCCGCCTGGGGTTGAGATGCCGTCGTCGATCGAAAATGCGTACGAACTTCTCGCGGAGCCGGGTCAGTGGTATCTCGACAAGGCCGGCGACAAGGTCTACTACATCCCACGTGCCGGCGAGACCATGTCATCCACCCCTGTCGTCGCTCCGGTTGCTGAGTCCCTTCTCAAGGTGGTAGGTACCGCATCGGACCCCGTTGAGAATCTGACGGTATCGGGCTTGACGTTCGAATACTCCACGTGGCTGCGGCCCAGCACGACTGAAGGTTTTGTTGACCTGCAGGGCAACTACGTGTTCACCGGAACAGGACGCGCAAACCAGGCGCAGGCACCGGCCAGCGTCAGCTTCGACCATGCTGAAGGCATCACCTTCGCCAAGAACACGCTTCGCTACCTCGGCAGTGCGGGAGTGAGTTTTGGCGGTGGAGGTTCGAACAATGTTGTCGAGGACAACCTGATCGAAAAGATTGCCGGAAATGGGATCAATATCGGCGACGGCGCTCCGATCGCGACACCCATTGCCAACCTTGTCGTTGAGGACTCAACACGCGTTGCCAATAACGTCGTGCGAGATGTCGCGAACGAGTTCGAAGGCGGCGTGGGAATCTTCGCTGGCTGGGTCAAGAACACGACCATTGAGCACAACGATGTCTCCAACGTCCCCTACACGGGAATCTCGCTCGGCTGGGGATGGGGTGACCCGTCGCCCATGGTGAACAACCACATCCTCAACAACCGGGTGCATAACGTCATGCAGTCGACGGCGCGAGATGGCGGGGCCATCTACATCAATGGCGCCCATGCCTCCAGTCCCGCTTCGACGCTCGAGGGCAACTACGTTTCCGAGAACTCTCAACCGAGCTGCTCCCTGTACCTTGACAACGGCGTCAGTTATTGGACGGTCGACAGCAATGTCGTCGATAGAGCCTCGAAGTTTTGGGTTTGCATCCAGAATGAGGCAGCTCCGTTTGCGCCGAACAACACGCTGACAAACAACATCGCTGGCCCTGCCCAGGAGTACAGGACAGTCCACGGTTATCCAGCCTCGACCACTGACACCGGCAACTCGGTTGGAGTCACGACCTGGTCCGCGACCGCCAAACGGATCATCGCTCAGTCTGGGCTCGATGCCGGCCACGTCCCCGGGGCCGCCTCGCAGGTGAACCTCGTTCGCACGGCAACTGTCTCAGCGTCGAGCACCGTTTCGCCGTACACAGCCGACGCTGCGAGTGATGGCAAATCAGAAACGGGATGGTCGTCCTCGGCCACGGACACGGGCGCCTATTGGCAAGCAGACCTGGGTAGCTCCAAGTCTCTGTCGCAGATCCAGATCCTGACGCGAACAGGATATGACCACCCCACGACGCGCGAAAACTTCAGGATCCGGGTCTCTGGCTCTGCAACCACGGGCTCTGGCGGGACCGTTGTTTGCGCGCGCGGTACGACTGAGCTCCCCTACCGCGCACGCTTCGTCTGCGACGTTCCGACGGGAACCAGCGGGCGCTATGTCACGGTGGAGAAGACCGATGGTGTGCAGTTCTTCCTTGCTGAGGTGCGAGCGTTCGGGTCAGGCACTCACCGAGTCGATAGGACGGCAACTGCCAGTGTCGTCGGCTCGAGCTCTGCGAGTGGCTATCCGGTGACCCGCGTTAAAGACGGCGATGTGTGGACGTCGTGGCGTGCCACTGGCTCGGCTGGAGCATTCGCTCAGTTCGACTTTGGCAGCGCTGTCGACCTTGCGGCGATCCAAGTCGCGCCCGCGAGGGACTTCGACGATCCGTCGAGTCGCGCAAACTTCGAGGTCCGGGTGTCGAACAACTCGAATTTCTCTTTGGGCAGCACTCTGGTCTGCTCTCAAGGTGCCACGGCGCTGGGAATCAACGACACTCGCGATTGTGCGGTTCCGGCCGGAACGTGGCGCTATATGGCGGTGACGACAAGCAACTCGTCGCCATTCTCGCTCGGTGAAGTCGCTGCGTGGTCGACGGTCGGAGCACCCTGA
- a CDS encoding MarR family winged helix-turn-helix transcriptional regulator — MLRHARDCARAYRAAETAVSKALSPLALTTTRCLVLEALDTELVTGASIADLAAFLGLHRTSAAAVIDHLAGVNWVSRSGDARDARKTTIRITGVGRDRLAEARRLLGEA, encoded by the coding sequence ATGCTGCGACACGCTCGCGACTGCGCTCGGGCCTACCGCGCCGCTGAAACGGCCGTGAGTAAAGCGCTATCTCCGCTTGCCCTGACGACGACGCGCTGTCTCGTGCTCGAGGCGCTCGATACCGAACTGGTAACGGGTGCATCGATCGCGGACCTCGCCGCCTTCCTCGGCCTACACCGAACTTCGGCCGCTGCTGTGATTGATCACCTCGCTGGCGTCAACTGGGTGTCGAGATCTGGCGATGCCCGCGACGCACGAAAGACGACGATTCGAATAACTGGTGTTGGACGAGATCGCCTCGCTGAAGCGCGCCGCCTGCTCGGCGAGGCGTGA
- a CDS encoding SDR family oxidoreductase encodes MNIAGTRVLIVGGTSGIGLAVARAVLERGATPIVVSRREHSVASALASLPGAEGGTCNLEDPDQVASLSHAYGPLDHLVFTAGEPLSLVPLADLSREIIQGFFATRFLGAIDVTRSVAPVLRAGGSITLTTGTASDRPGPGWLLGATVCGATDALTRTLALELAPLRVNAVSPGVIRSPLWSALDDDARQGFYDATSNALPVNRVGEVEDVALAYVYAMEQQHGTGTILRVDGGTVLV; translated from the coding sequence ATGAACATTGCCGGCACTCGGGTCCTCATCGTCGGTGGAACGTCCGGGATCGGCCTCGCCGTCGCCCGCGCGGTCCTCGAACGCGGCGCCACGCCGATCGTCGTGTCACGAAGGGAGCACAGCGTGGCATCAGCCCTCGCCAGTCTTCCCGGTGCTGAGGGCGGAACGTGCAACCTGGAAGACCCCGACCAGGTGGCTTCGTTGAGCCACGCCTATGGGCCACTCGATCATCTGGTCTTCACCGCCGGAGAACCCCTTTCCCTGGTGCCCCTTGCTGATCTCTCCCGCGAGATCATCCAAGGCTTCTTCGCCACACGGTTCCTTGGCGCGATCGACGTCACGCGTTCAGTCGCGCCGGTCCTGCGCGCCGGGGGCTCGATCACTCTCACGACGGGCACTGCGAGCGACCGCCCCGGACCTGGCTGGCTGCTTGGAGCGACGGTGTGCGGCGCGACGGATGCACTTACCCGGACGCTGGCGCTTGAGCTTGCCCCTCTGCGGGTGAACGCCGTGTCGCCGGGCGTGATCCGTAGTCCGCTGTGGTCGGCGCTCGATGACGATGCTCGTCAAGGCTTCTACGACGCCACCAGCAACGCCCTGCCGGTCAACCGGGTGGGGGAGGTCGAGGACGTCGCACTGGCGTACGTGTATGCGATGGAGCAGCAGCACGGAACGGGAACCATCCTGCGTGTTGACGGAGGGACTGTTCTGGTATGA
- a CDS encoding LysR family transcriptional regulator — translation MDLDLRRLRYFVAVAETLSFRRAADQLRIAQPVLSRQIRVLERELRAQLFDRGPRGTALTAAGQQLLADAPGLLADSDAVALRARRAAEPARRLVLGVMPGLVATAAVQAFERDHPECAVEVYRTTWQTQVALVRQNRVDVSLAREPLTADQLVAVRVAEEPRVAVLPGLPEFATRAPFDLAQTAGLRLLQDPDAVPEWKAIASDALRERSSRHTPASSVEEKLEQVASGRGFVVLPRSTAEFYRHPNVVIRELDNIEPSVVVMVTRPNDDPMIKALTDCVHGAKAQLTGPVPPRRSGAATAHPARGLNT, via the coding sequence ATGGACCTGGACTTGCGCAGACTTCGCTACTTCGTGGCGGTCGCGGAGACGTTGAGCTTTCGCCGGGCCGCCGACCAGTTGCGGATCGCCCAGCCGGTCCTCTCGAGGCAGATTCGCGTCCTCGAGCGAGAGTTGAGGGCCCAGCTCTTCGACCGCGGCCCACGCGGAACCGCGTTGACGGCGGCCGGGCAGCAGCTGCTTGCCGACGCGCCCGGCCTGCTGGCGGACTCGGATGCCGTCGCTCTTCGCGCCCGCCGGGCCGCTGAGCCGGCGCGGCGCCTCGTGCTCGGAGTGATGCCTGGTCTGGTGGCCACTGCGGCCGTCCAGGCCTTCGAACGCGATCATCCTGAGTGCGCCGTCGAGGTCTACCGGACGACGTGGCAGACGCAGGTCGCCTTGGTGCGCCAGAATCGGGTGGACGTGAGTCTTGCCCGCGAACCACTCACCGCCGACCAGCTCGTGGCAGTCCGGGTCGCCGAGGAGCCGCGTGTCGCGGTGCTACCAGGACTACCGGAGTTCGCGACGCGTGCACCGTTCGACCTCGCGCAGACCGCCGGGCTGCGCCTTCTCCAGGATCCCGACGCGGTGCCGGAGTGGAAGGCGATCGCATCGGACGCTCTCAGGGAGCGGTCGAGCCGACACACTCCCGCTTCTTCGGTCGAGGAGAAGCTGGAGCAGGTCGCATCGGGACGTGGGTTTGTCGTGCTCCCTCGGTCAACCGCAGAGTTCTACCGACATCCGAACGTCGTGATACGCGAGCTCGACAACATCGAACCGAGCGTCGTCGTCATGGTGACCCGGCCAAACGATGACCCGATGATCAAGGCGCTCACCGACTGTGTTCACGGTGCCAAGGCGCAGCTGACCGGTCCGGTTCCTCCTCGCCGGTCGGGGGCTGCGACCGCGCACCCTGCCAGGGGTCTCAACACGTGA